In the genome of Croceimicrobium hydrocarbonivorans, one region contains:
- a CDS encoding DUF2797 domain-containing protein, which yields MELTLTLEKMPAWLNDEGQATYILKADQDFIQLQRLLGQQITIEFVNEKYCANCGNRFEQLYRMGFCQNCFFTSPQAGESIIRPELSRAHEGIEDRDLEFEKSYQLQPHLVYLANSGDIKVGVTRMGQRPTRWIDQGASEAIVFAETENRYQAGQIEVAMKSHLGDKTPWQRMLKNEIPEINLLEEKQNLKSKLEGDLAQFYSSDDQLWKIDYPVLEYPTKVKSINLDKEPQIEAVLKGIRGQYLIFEGGRVLNVRANTGYRVKLSFA from the coding sequence ATGGAATTAACGCTAACTCTGGAAAAAATGCCGGCCTGGCTAAATGATGAAGGGCAAGCCACTTACATCTTAAAGGCCGATCAGGATTTCATTCAGTTACAACGCCTCCTTGGGCAGCAAATTACGATAGAATTCGTGAATGAGAAGTATTGCGCCAATTGTGGGAATCGCTTTGAGCAATTATACCGGATGGGATTTTGTCAGAATTGTTTCTTTACCTCGCCACAGGCGGGCGAAAGCATTATTAGACCAGAGTTGAGTCGTGCCCACGAAGGGATTGAAGATCGCGATTTGGAATTTGAAAAATCCTATCAGCTACAGCCCCATTTGGTGTATTTAGCCAATAGTGGTGATATTAAGGTAGGGGTTACGCGCATGGGACAAAGACCTACCCGCTGGATTGATCAAGGGGCTTCGGAGGCCATTGTTTTTGCCGAGACCGAAAATCGCTATCAAGCCGGGCAAATTGAAGTAGCTATGAAATCGCATTTGGGGGATAAAACTCCCTGGCAGCGAATGCTGAAAAATGAGATTCCCGAAATTAATCTGCTGGAAGAAAAGCAAAACTTGAAATCAAAATTGGAAGGCGATTTAGCGCAATTCTATTCCAGTGATGATCAGCTTTGGAAGATAGATTACCCAGTGCTGGAATATCCTACCAAAGTGAAATCCATAAATCTGGATAAGGAACCTCAAATTGAAGCAGTGCTCAAAGGCATACGCGGGCAGTACCTCATTTTTGAAGGGGGACGGGTGCTGAATGTGCGTGCCAATACAGGCTATCGCGTTAAGCTCTCTTTCGCTTAA
- a CDS encoding queuosine precursor transporter — protein MSETLNKKQHKHAGIIFVVLAALFIAALITCNLVANKFVEVDLGFKTFIVSAGVIPYPLTFLITDILSEIYGRRNTGLVVLSGFFASLLVLLILYLGHIFPAIDGSPVSDEYFDTVFQNSWRVIASSMIAYLVAQFVDVRIFHLIKQKTKGNHLWLRNNFSTIFSQLVDTVLVISVIFWGLKSFDEMLPLIGDGWLFKVLFAAADTLVIYPLVLWIRAHFKLQRGEEIALW, from the coding sequence ATGAGCGAAACACTCAATAAAAAACAACATAAGCACGCCGGGATCATCTTCGTGGTCCTGGCGGCTTTGTTTATTGCGGCCCTGATTACTTGTAATCTAGTGGCTAATAAATTTGTGGAAGTTGATTTAGGCTTCAAAACCTTTATCGTTTCTGCCGGGGTAATTCCCTATCCCCTCACCTTTTTAATTACCGATATCCTCAGTGAGATATATGGCCGCCGTAATACCGGCTTAGTAGTATTAAGCGGTTTTTTCGCTTCCCTGCTGGTTTTACTAATCCTTTACCTGGGGCATATCTTTCCTGCCATTGATGGCTCACCAGTAAGTGATGAGTATTTCGATACCGTATTCCAAAACTCCTGGCGCGTTATTGCTTCCAGCATGATCGCCTACCTGGTAGCCCAATTTGTGGATGTGCGTATTTTCCACCTCATCAAACAAAAAACCAAGGGCAATCACCTTTGGTTGCGGAACAATTTCTCGACTATCTTCTCGCAATTGGTAGACACCGTTCTGGTAATCAGTGTAATCTTCTGGGGATTGAAAAGCTTTGATGAAATGCTACCCTTAATCGGGGATGGCTGGTTATTCAAAGTTCTCTTTGCCGCTGCCGACACTTTGGTCATTTATCCTCTGGTTCTTTGGATTCGCGCCCATTTTAAATTGCAGCGCGGAGAAGAAATCGCATTATGGTAG
- a CDS encoding GH3 auxin-responsive promoter family protein — translation MKLDLVNSFLSWRMKKRYHQLELFMKYPHEVQAEVLQNLLGTAAQTEWGKRYDFKSIGSNEEFRDRIPLHRYEDIEPEVQRIRDGADNVMWPGDIRWFAKSSGTTNAKSKFLPVSNEHIEDCHFKGGKDLLSIYCNLYPETTIFSGMNLRLGGSTFVDNEEINSYYGDVSAIIIENLPFWVEMRSTPSNKISLMQEWEAKIEAMSTTSMREDVTSLAGVPSWMMVLLERVLDISGKKHIIDVWPNLELYMHGGVSFAPYRSQFKELIGKDINYLETYNASEGFFGIQDQKESEDMLLMLDYGIYYEFIPMDQFDGTNSKTIGLEEVKLNTNYAVVISTNAGLWRYLIGDTIRFSSISPYRFRISGRTKHFINVFGEELIIENAESALTATCNEMGARIHEYTAAPIFMQRKESGAHQWLIEFEQEPNSLEEFAQLLDQKLCGLNSDYEAKRHKGMALKPLEVISARKGLFYDWLKQKGKLGGQNKVPRLSNSREHIEELLALQT, via the coding sequence ATGAAGCTCGATCTGGTAAATTCCTTCTTAAGCTGGCGCATGAAAAAACGCTATCATCAGTTGGAGTTATTCATGAAATACCCGCATGAAGTGCAGGCCGAAGTGCTGCAAAATCTATTGGGTACTGCTGCGCAAACCGAATGGGGAAAACGCTACGATTTCAAGTCGATTGGCAGCAATGAAGAGTTTCGCGATCGTATTCCCCTGCATCGCTATGAAGATATTGAACCGGAGGTGCAACGCATTCGCGATGGTGCGGATAATGTAATGTGGCCCGGTGATATTCGCTGGTTCGCCAAATCAAGTGGCACCACCAATGCCAAGAGTAAATTCCTTCCGGTAAGCAATGAGCATATCGAAGATTGCCACTTTAAAGGAGGCAAAGACCTGCTCAGCATTTATTGCAACCTCTATCCCGAAACCACCATTTTCAGCGGCATGAACCTGCGATTGGGTGGTAGCACCTTTGTGGATAATGAAGAGATCAACTCCTATTACGGAGATGTATCGGCCATCATCATCGAAAACCTCCCCTTCTGGGTGGAAATGCGCAGTACGCCCAGCAATAAAATTTCTTTGATGCAGGAGTGGGAAGCCAAAATCGAGGCCATGTCTACCACCTCCATGCGCGAAGATGTAACCTCATTAGCAGGGGTCCCATCCTGGATGATGGTTTTACTCGAAAGAGTGCTCGACATCAGTGGCAAAAAACACATTATTGATGTATGGCCCAATCTCGAACTCTATATGCATGGTGGCGTTAGCTTCGCCCCCTACCGCAGTCAGTTTAAAGAACTGATAGGCAAAGACATCAACTACCTCGAAACCTATAATGCTTCCGAAGGCTTCTTTGGCATTCAGGATCAGAAGGAAAGTGAGGATATGCTCCTGATGTTAGACTATGGCATCTATTATGAGTTTATCCCCATGGATCAATTTGATGGCACCAATTCCAAAACCATTGGCCTGGAAGAGGTAAAGCTCAACACCAATTATGCGGTGGTAATATCCACCAATGCCGGCTTGTGGCGCTATCTGATTGGAGATACCATCCGCTTTAGCTCCATTAGCCCCTATCGTTTCCGCATTAGCGGAAGAACCAAGCATTTTATAAATGTTTTTGGAGAAGAATTGATTATCGAAAATGCCGAATCTGCCCTAACTGCGACATGCAACGAAATGGGTGCACGCATTCATGAATACACCGCCGCGCCCATCTTTATGCAGCGCAAAGAAAGTGGTGCCCATCAATGGCTAATCGAATTTGAACAAGAGCCTAATAGTCTGGAAGAATTCGCGCAATTGTTGGATCAAAAGCTCTGCGGCCTCAACAGCGACTACGAAGCCAAAAGACATAAAGGCATGGCCCTAAAACCCCTGGAAGTAATCTCCGCTCGCAAAGGACTATTCTACGATTGGCTCAAGCAAAAAGGCAAATTGGGCGGCCAAAACAAAGTGCCACGTCTCAGCAATAGTCGCGAGCATATCGAAGAACTTTTAGCCCTGCAAACATGA
- a CDS encoding lysylphosphatidylglycerol synthase domain-containing protein has translation MVGKAFFWSLKVLLLSLAFYFLYLKLDSIELDHLQWNWTHHSLYYLSGFLLLWFLNLLFDAQAWSIVQSILHPISLKTALVHNLKCYGLAFISPMNSGEIAGRYLIQEKPYDRKKALFLTFWTHAPKLFSKAIVSFGILAFMLPNQGLGLQYSLLALLAILISLALYLRLERVISLLHEKELWNRPLKDYLIKGKPTIQQKLAVLAINALRFLLFSSQMALVLLAFKPELLTWQLYWSIPLYYFISALIPSYTGIDFIIKGTLALYFFDVFETDALSFTLASTAVWFFNWAIPAIVGLSSLKKVEIDRLKRKRA, from the coding sequence ATGGTAGGCAAGGCTTTCTTCTGGTCCCTAAAAGTCCTGCTCCTTAGCTTGGCCTTTTACTTTTTATATTTAAAACTCGACTCCATTGAGCTCGATCATTTACAGTGGAACTGGACCCATCACAGTCTTTACTACCTATCGGGCTTCCTTCTTTTGTGGTTTCTAAATCTGCTTTTTGATGCCCAGGCCTGGAGTATCGTTCAAAGTATATTACATCCCATCAGCCTCAAAACAGCCCTGGTTCATAATTTAAAATGCTACGGCTTGGCATTTATATCACCTATGAATAGTGGCGAAATTGCTGGGCGTTACCTTATTCAAGAAAAACCTTACGATCGAAAGAAAGCCTTATTTCTCACCTTCTGGACTCATGCTCCTAAGCTCTTTTCCAAGGCCATTGTAAGCTTTGGGATTTTAGCCTTTATGTTACCCAATCAAGGCTTAGGATTGCAATACAGCCTTTTAGCCCTTTTAGCAATTCTGATTAGCCTGGCTCTATATCTACGCTTGGAAAGGGTGATCAGCCTTTTGCATGAAAAGGAATTGTGGAATCGTCCCTTAAAGGACTATCTCATTAAAGGCAAACCCACTATCCAGCAGAAGCTAGCCGTATTAGCTATCAATGCCTTGCGTTTTCTGCTATTCTCCTCCCAAATGGCATTGGTGTTATTGGCCTTTAAACCGGAACTCCTCACCTGGCAATTGTACTGGTCTATACCGCTGTATTATTTTATTTCGGCCTTAATCCCCAGTTATACAGGAATCGACTTCATCATTAAGGGCACCTTGGCCTTGTATTTCTTCGATGTATTTGAGACCGATGCCCTAAGCTTCACTTTGGCCAGCACCGCAGTATGGTTCTTCAACTGGGCCATTCCGGCCATTGTTGGCCTAAGCAGTCTTAAAAAAGTAGAGATCGATCGACTTAAGCGAAAGAGAGCTTAA
- a CDS encoding TrmH family RNA methyltransferase, which translates to MRKLRMSELNRLSVSEFKEEDKFPFRIALDEVRSLLNVGSVFRTADAFRCEKIYLGGLSPTPSKEMRKTALGATESVNWESLSDGLGSLETLKNEGYQIWAVEQCEGSVDLRHWEPDLKQKQIFVFGNEVSGVSDEVLAFCDGAIEIPQFGTKHSLNIAVSAGVVLWDYVRRIKA; encoded by the coding sequence ATGAGAAAGCTTCGAATGAGTGAGCTTAATAGACTAAGCGTTTCTGAATTTAAAGAGGAAGACAAATTCCCCTTTCGAATTGCTTTAGATGAAGTGCGAAGTTTACTTAATGTAGGATCCGTTTTCCGCACTGCTGATGCCTTCCGCTGTGAGAAAATCTATTTAGGCGGATTAAGCCCAACACCATCAAAGGAAATGCGAAAAACCGCTTTGGGAGCCACCGAATCGGTTAATTGGGAAAGCTTATCTGATGGCTTAGGCTCGCTTGAAACCCTGAAGAATGAAGGCTATCAAATTTGGGCCGTAGAACAATGTGAAGGCTCTGTTGATCTCCGCCATTGGGAACCGGACTTAAAGCAAAAGCAAATCTTTGTTTTTGGAAATGAAGTTAGCGGAGTAAGCGATGAAGTGCTCGCCTTCTGTGATGGCGCCATCGAAATCCCCCAATTTGGCACCAAGCATTCACTAAATATAGCAGTCAGCGCCGGAGTCGTACTCTGGGACTATGTACGACGCATCAAGGCATAA
- the sppA gene encoding signal peptide peptidase SppA, with the protein MKSFLKMLVASILGGGILIFIIFIFFASLASIQSPELEVLDNTVLRIDMNTRYVERAQNNPFDSFDPFSGELESAVGLDHVIAALKAAKDDPKIKGVFLDGGIPMAGSATLKDIREAILDFKSSGKFVYGYSEVLTQKGLYLASVADSFMVNPEGIIEFSGMSANVTYYRQALDNIGVKPVVLRATGNKFKSAVEPFLSDSMSTANRMQLTELLGSVWGQYLSDISASTGISVEQLNSMADNLLTDPKVAAEAGLIQGLAYQDQVDEMLSKAVAVDKISSVNFIKPAKYASKLDLNGNSGYNDNRVAVIVAQGEIQSGEGDEYTIGSERIARAIRKARESDKVKAIVLRVNSPGGSALASEIIWREMDLARQVKPVIASMGDVAASGGYYIACYADTILAQENTVTGSIGAFGLFFTAEELLHDKLGINIETVATNKHSDLGVMDRDLTPSEKRILIAQVDQIYGTFKERVATGRGMDISYVDSIGQGRVYSGQQALNLGLVDMMGGLDEAVALAAEKAGISADYGVISYPELEDPLQAFLKELNQGFGSAQIKKELGQYAYYLDLIQNAEKRQGFQTRLEFDLQID; encoded by the coding sequence ATGAAATCTTTCCTCAAAATGTTGGTGGCTTCCATCTTAGGTGGTGGAATCTTAATTTTTATCATTTTCATCTTCTTTGCCTCCCTGGCCTCCATTCAGAGCCCGGAGCTAGAAGTATTGGATAACACTGTTTTACGTATCGACATGAATACTCGATATGTAGAAAGAGCACAGAACAATCCCTTTGACAGCTTCGATCCCTTTTCGGGTGAACTGGAATCTGCCGTGGGTCTCGACCATGTAATCGCAGCCTTAAAAGCAGCTAAGGATGATCCGAAAATCAAAGGCGTATTCCTGGATGGCGGAATTCCCATGGCTGGAAGTGCTACCTTAAAAGATATCCGAGAAGCGATTCTGGACTTCAAAAGCAGTGGCAAATTCGTGTATGGCTACTCTGAAGTTCTCACTCAAAAAGGATTATACCTTGCTTCGGTTGCCGATAGCTTTATGGTAAACCCAGAGGGTATCATCGAATTCTCAGGAATGAGTGCAAATGTTACCTATTACCGCCAAGCTTTGGATAATATCGGCGTTAAGCCTGTTGTACTTCGTGCTACCGGAAATAAGTTTAAATCGGCAGTTGAGCCCTTCCTTTCTGATTCCATGAGTACGGCGAACCGCATGCAATTAACCGAATTACTTGGTTCCGTTTGGGGGCAATACCTTTCTGATATTTCGGCCAGCACCGGTATCTCTGTTGAGCAACTCAATTCTATGGCCGATAATCTTCTAACCGACCCTAAAGTGGCTGCGGAAGCTGGCTTAATCCAAGGCCTAGCTTATCAAGACCAGGTAGATGAAATGTTGAGCAAGGCCGTGGCCGTAGATAAAATCTCATCCGTTAACTTCATTAAGCCTGCTAAATATGCCAGTAAATTAGATTTGAATGGCAATTCCGGTTACAATGATAATCGTGTTGCGGTAATCGTTGCTCAAGGGGAGATTCAAAGTGGCGAAGGTGATGAGTACACCATCGGATCTGAACGTATCGCCCGAGCCATTCGCAAGGCGCGCGAAAGTGATAAGGTAAAAGCCATCGTTCTGCGGGTAAATAGCCCTGGAGGTAGTGCTTTGGCATCTGAAATTATTTGGCGTGAAATGGATTTAGCCCGTCAGGTTAAACCCGTAATTGCTTCTATGGGTGATGTGGCTGCCAGTGGTGGATACTACATCGCTTGTTACGCTGATACGATCTTAGCCCAAGAAAACACCGTAACTGGAAGTATTGGTGCCTTTGGACTTTTCTTTACCGCTGAAGAATTACTACACGATAAATTGGGTATCAATATCGAAACCGTTGCCACCAATAAGCACTCCGATTTAGGAGTTATGGATCGCGATCTCACTCCTTCCGAGAAACGTATTTTGATCGCTCAGGTAGACCAAATTTATGGCACCTTTAAAGAAAGAGTGGCTACAGGCCGTGGCATGGACATTAGTTATGTAGACAGCATTGGTCAGGGTCGCGTTTACTCCGGGCAACAAGCTTTAAACCTAGGCTTAGTAGACATGATGGGTGGTTTAGATGAAGCCGTAGCCTTAGCGGCAGAAAAAGCGGGAATCTCTGCCGACTACGGAGTTATTAGCTATCCTGAACTTGAAGATCCTTTACAAGCCTTCTTAAAAGAATTGAACCAGGGATTTGGATCGGCTCAAATCAAAAAGGAATTAGGTCAATATGCCTACTACCTCGATTTGATTCAGAATGCTGAAAAACGTCAAGGTTTCCAAACTCGATTAGAGTTCGACTTGCAAATTGATTAA
- a CDS encoding deoxynucleoside kinase: MKDIKYIAIEGNIGAGKTTLAKLLAKQLKGRLILEEFADNPFLEKFYKDPERYAFSVEMAFLADRYHQLSELPSSGDLFQPYIIADYAPFKSLIFAQNNLNEAEFRLYREFWQMAFNKIRQPDLIIYLHRSNPNLIQNIKKRGRSYEQNLKEDYLLKLTERYGVYLKNFWDGNILRIDADLQDFLHSESDVQSLIDRIKGL; the protein is encoded by the coding sequence TTGAAGGATATTAAGTACATCGCCATAGAGGGCAATATAGGGGCTGGGAAAACAACGCTGGCCAAGCTTTTAGCCAAGCAATTGAAGGGGCGCCTTATTTTAGAGGAATTTGCGGACAATCCTTTTTTGGAGAAGTTTTATAAAGATCCGGAGCGTTATGCCTTTTCGGTGGAGATGGCCTTTTTGGCGGATCGCTATCATCAATTATCGGAATTGCCAAGCAGTGGCGATTTGTTTCAGCCTTATATCATAGCAGATTATGCGCCCTTTAAGAGTTTGATCTTTGCTCAGAATAATCTCAATGAGGCTGAGTTCCGCTTGTACCGTGAGTTTTGGCAAATGGCCTTTAATAAAATCCGTCAACCGGACCTGATTATTTACCTGCATCGAAGTAATCCAAATTTGATTCAAAACATCAAGAAGCGTGGTCGCAGCTATGAACAAAATTTGAAAGAGGATTACCTTTTAAAGTTAACAGAGCGTTACGGAGTGTATTTAAAAAATTTCTGGGACGGTAATATTTTAAGAATTGACGCTGATTTGCAGGATTTTTTACACTCCGAATCCGACGTCCAGTCTCTCATAGATCGAATTAAAGGCCTTTAG
- the folK gene encoding 2-amino-4-hydroxy-6-hydroxymethyldihydropteridine diphosphokinase — protein sequence MSKVVQGVYLLLGANLGNPPETFQRAIQLLNSSITISRKSSLFITAPWKMESENWFYNQVLEVETELYPDGLLRLILDVEGDLGRLRKGGQGYEDRLIDIDILLFGSQVYQGADLQVPHKFLHQRAFALMPLLELQPKCLEPGTDIPYENYLERLDEERQKIKKLEGY from the coding sequence TTGTCGAAAGTTGTTCAGGGCGTTTATCTGCTCTTAGGCGCGAATCTGGGAAATCCTCCAGAGACCTTCCAGCGGGCAATCCAATTGCTGAACTCTTCCATTACTATTAGTAGGAAATCCTCGCTGTTTATTACAGCGCCCTGGAAAATGGAGAGTGAAAATTGGTTTTACAATCAAGTTTTAGAAGTGGAAACCGAGCTTTATCCGGATGGGCTATTAAGATTAATCCTAGATGTGGAAGGGGATTTAGGACGTTTGCGTAAGGGAGGGCAAGGTTATGAAGACCGGTTGATAGACATTGATATTTTATTATTTGGAAGTCAGGTTTATCAAGGTGCGGACTTACAGGTGCCTCATAAATTTCTGCATCAAAGGGCTTTTGCTTTAATGCCTTTATTGGAGCTTCAGCCGAAATGTCTAGAGCCCGGAACCGATATTCCCTATGAGAATTATTTAGAACGCTTAGATGAGGAGCGTCAAAAGATCAAGAAGCTTGAAGGATATTAA
- a CDS encoding OmpA family protein, with protein sequence MKRLGLLFGCVLMAGGMNAQDNEVRLSEAHRSNFKHWSLGLNVGATASLGDAASYFFGEKTDAMPSGVGGFEIGLRGNLNYWFSPTIGLTGSAGYHSTSGTDVNYYFEGNYIDADLSLNFNLSNMFLYGKDYDRKHALLFSIGLGATSLEADGYNEAGLLVSSAGGPDRAFTTTIPLQLTYKRQLNQTWDLDILYKHTFAGIDGADGLSVPPTADFFGYFGVGAAYNFGSDDKESIVYYSPFEGVFADMTEIKQNYEKLVNDDDGDGVSNLFDQDNSTPADVNVGPNGAPLDVDGDGIPDYLDADPFTPKGAKVDGEGRMVDSDGDGVGDHMDQEPNTPKGALVNFKGISVASASSGGGVGAYLPSVFFNFNSATVTDANYMRLAAIASTLKSNPNVKIVLTGYTDASGPEDYNKTLGQRRADEVKQELVQVFGIDASRIETSSKGEGDPLAKGHNNINRRVDVAVK encoded by the coding sequence ATGAAAAGATTAGGATTACTTTTCGGATGTGTCTTAATGGCTGGTGGAATGAATGCCCAGGATAATGAGGTTCGGCTTTCCGAAGCTCACCGCAGCAATTTCAAACATTGGTCTCTTGGACTGAACGTAGGAGCTACAGCCTCTTTAGGTGATGCTGCTAGTTATTTCTTTGGTGAAAAAACTGACGCTATGCCTTCTGGTGTAGGTGGTTTCGAAATTGGTTTACGCGGTAACCTGAACTATTGGTTTAGCCCAACAATTGGTTTAACTGGATCTGCAGGGTATCATAGTACTTCTGGTACAGATGTGAACTACTATTTCGAAGGAAATTATATTGATGCTGACTTAAGCTTGAACTTCAACTTAAGCAACATGTTCCTTTATGGAAAGGATTATGATCGTAAGCACGCTTTATTATTTAGCATTGGTTTAGGTGCTACTTCTTTGGAAGCTGACGGTTATAATGAAGCAGGTCTATTGGTTTCGAGTGCAGGTGGTCCTGACCGTGCCTTTACTACTACTATTCCATTGCAATTGACTTATAAGCGTCAATTGAATCAAACTTGGGATTTAGATATTCTTTATAAGCACACTTTTGCCGGTATCGATGGTGCAGATGGTCTTAGTGTTCCTCCTACTGCTGATTTCTTCGGTTACTTCGGTGTAGGTGCTGCCTATAACTTCGGTTCTGACGATAAAGAGTCTATCGTATACTACAGTCCTTTCGAGGGCGTATTTGCTGATATGACCGAGATCAAGCAGAACTATGAGAAATTAGTTAATGATGACGATGGTGACGGAGTAAGTAACCTTTTCGATCAAGATAATAGCACTCCAGCTGACGTAAACGTTGGTCCTAACGGTGCTCCTCTTGATGTTGATGGTGACGGTATTCCTGATTACTTAGATGCTGATCCATTTACTCCTAAAGGAGCTAAAGTTGACGGCGAAGGTCGTATGGTTGACTCTGATGGTGACGGTGTAGGTGATCACATGGATCAAGAGCCTAATACTCCTAAAGGTGCCTTAGTTAACTTCAAAGGTATTTCTGTAGCCAGTGCTTCTTCTGGTGGTGGTGTAGGTGCTTACTTACCTTCAGTATTCTTCAACTTCAACAGTGCTACTGTAACTGATGCTAACTACATGCGTTTAGCTGCTATTGCTAGCACCTTGAAGTCTAATCCTAATGTTAAAATCGTTCTTACCGGTTACACTGATGCTTCCGGTCCAGAAGATTACAACAAGACTTTAGGTCAGCGTCGTGCTGATGAAGTAAAACAAGAATTGGTTCAAGTGTTCGGAATCGATGCTTCTCGTATCGAAACCAGCTCTAAAGGCGAAGGTGATCCTTTAGCAAAAGGTCACAATAACATCAATCGTCGTGTAGACGTTGCGGTTAAATAA